GCATTCCTGCCTGCCGCCTGATCGTAGTTAAGGATGAGGCCTCGGTAGATCTTCTCGAAAGCTGGGGAAAGGCTGAGGGGCGGGACCGTCTCGTTGATGGAGGGGCCGTCATCAAAATCGAGGTTGAGGGTGAGGCTTTCCCGCACGAGCAGTTCTCCCGTGGCGCTGTTCCACTGGAAGGGATGGACGTTGAGGCTCACCACGCGGAAATCGCGCAGCACCTGGGGTTCGGAGATGAGGACGGCATGTTCCGGATAGAGGATTCCACCCAGGCGCCCGGCCTGGCGCTCCGCGTTCAGGGAGGTGGCGAAATCTGGCTGGAGGCCGGAGCGGCTCTCGGAAACTTCGTTGGAAACGCGCAAGTTCACTCCGCCGCGGACGGGGATGGCCACCATGGCGCTGAAGATTGGCAGAGTCTCCTCTTCGCCGATGAAGAGGTTGGGGATGCCGTCCACCCGGATTCGGGAGTAACTGGTGCCGTCGCGTTCAACGGCCTCGACCTCCCAGTCAGGCAATTGAAAATTGATCTGGATGCCCTCACTGCCAGAGCGGGTGACGCTGAAGGCTGATCCACCGGGCAGGTTTTGGCCGGTCAGAAACAGGGGTGAGAGCAGGAGCAGGGCCAGAATTGGCCCAAAGATGGTGCTTTTCCTCATGATCGATCCTTTAAATGGGGATGTTTTGATGAGTTGTGAATTGCAATTTCTGGTGCAAAAGTTTC
The sequence above is drawn from the Candidatus Cloacimonadota bacterium genome and encodes:
- a CDS encoding gingipain R, translating into MRKSTIFGPILALLLLSPLFLTGQNLPGGSAFSVTRSGSEGIQINFQLPDWEVEAVERDGTSYSRIRVDGIPNLFIGEEETLPIFSAMVAIPVRGGVNLRVSNEVSESRSGLQPDFATSLNAERQAGRLGGILYPEHAVLISEPQVLRDFRVVSLNVHPFQWNSATGELLVRESLTLNLDFDDGPSINETVPPLSLSPAFEKIYRGLILNYDQAAGRNANYHNPRLLVIYGNYGNATYQSKVDEYVAWKRQKGYQVDAFSTATAGTTYTEIKTFIQGRYDNLNTRPDYITIIGDDAGTIAVPTYSTYMDYYYTWLAGGDNLGDVAIGRISVDSAAEMVDYMAKINILERDINPDLGAWLDRMLLVGDSSTSGIST